In Xylanibacter ruminicola 23, a single genomic region encodes these proteins:
- the uvrA gene encoding excinuclease ABC subunit UvrA: MNREDEKINVYGARVHNLKNIDVEIPRNSLTVITGLSGSGKSSLAFDTIFAEGQRRYIETFSAYARNFLGGMERPDVDKITGLSPVISIEQKTTNKNPRSTVGTTTEIYDYLRLLFARAGRAYSFATGEEMVRYTEERVLDMITHDYAGHKIYILAPLVRSRKGHYRELFESMRRKGYLHIRVDGQMLDIVQGMKVDRYKNHDIEVVIDKLKVPETPDVERLQKTVTLAMKQGDGLIMILDQDTGSVKHFSKRLMCPTTGISYSDPAPNNFSFNSPQGACPHCKGLGVINEIDLDKVIPNKQATIREGGIVPLGKYKNQMIFWQVEAILKKFECDLNTPIADIPDDAMTELLYGSLEDVRIDKDLVRTSSDYFVSFDGIIKYLRGVMENDDSSAGQKWADQFLAEITCPECHGQRLNREALSYTFGGRNIADLANMDLIDLRKWIDELEIGNNLSKQEYTIAKEILKEIKTRLDFLLDVGLDYLSLNRQSATLSGGESQRIRLATQIGSQLVNVLYILDEPSIGLHQRDNERLINSLKELRDIGNTVIVVEHDEDMMRSADYIVDIGPRAGRKGGEVVFQGTPSELLKTNTLTAQYLNKSLTTHVAPLTPRKGSGQSLVLRGCTGNNLKHIDAEFPLGKLIVVTGVSGSGKSTLINETLQPILSHHFYRSLKRPMPYESIEGLDLIDKVVSVDQSPIGRTPRSNPATYTGVFSDIRSLFVNLPEAKIRGYKPGRFSFNVKGGRCETCGGNGYKTIEMNFLPDIQVPCEDCHGKRYNRETLEVRYKGKSIADVLDMTINQAVEFFENVPDILRKIKSIQDVGLGYIKLGQPSTTLSGGESQRIKLATELSKRDTGKTMYILDEPTTGLHFEDIRILMQVLQQLVDRGNTVIIIEHNLDVIRQADWIIDIGPEGGRGGGEILCAGTPQQVAKSKRGYTPSFIKEILDK; the protein is encoded by the coding sequence ATGAACAGAGAAGATGAAAAGATAAATGTGTACGGCGCACGCGTACACAACCTTAAGAATATTGATGTAGAGATTCCCCGCAACTCGCTCACGGTGATTACGGGATTGAGTGGCAGCGGCAAATCGTCGTTAGCCTTCGACACCATCTTTGCCGAAGGCCAGCGCCGCTATATCGAAACATTCTCGGCCTACGCCCGCAACTTTCTGGGTGGTATGGAGCGCCCCGATGTAGATAAGATTACCGGCCTGTCGCCAGTTATCAGCATCGAGCAGAAAACCACCAACAAGAACCCACGTTCAACAGTTGGTACTACCACCGAGATTTACGACTATCTGCGTCTGCTCTTTGCCCGAGCCGGTCGTGCCTATAGCTTTGCTACAGGCGAGGAGATGGTACGCTACACCGAAGAGCGTGTGCTGGATATGATTACGCACGACTATGCCGGTCATAAAATCTACATCCTGGCACCACTCGTTCGCAGTCGTAAAGGTCATTACCGCGAACTGTTCGAGAGTATGCGCCGCAAAGGCTATCTGCATATCCGTGTAGATGGTCAGATGCTCGACATTGTACAGGGCATGAAAGTGGATCGCTACAAGAATCACGATATCGAGGTAGTGATTGACAAGCTCAAAGTACCCGAAACGCCCGATGTGGAGCGCTTGCAGAAGACAGTCACCCTCGCCATGAAACAGGGCGACGGACTGATTATGATTCTTGATCAGGACACAGGCTCTGTCAAGCATTTCTCAAAACGTCTGATGTGCCCCACCACAGGTATCAGCTACAGCGATCCGGCACCTAACAACTTCTCGTTCAACTCGCCCCAAGGTGCCTGTCCGCACTGTAAGGGATTAGGCGTCATCAACGAGATCGACCTCGACAAGGTGATTCCCAATAAGCAGGCTACCATCCGCGAGGGCGGCATCGTGCCTCTTGGCAAATACAAAAACCAGATGATATTCTGGCAGGTAGAGGCTATCCTGAAGAAGTTCGAGTGTGATTTAAATACCCCTATCGCCGACATCCCCGACGATGCGATGACCGAACTACTCTATGGTTCGCTAGAGGATGTACGTATCGATAAGGATCTGGTACGCACATCGAGCGACTATTTTGTATCGTTCGATGGTATCATTAAATACCTGCGTGGTGTGATGGAGAACGACGACTCGTCGGCTGGACAGAAATGGGCCGACCAATTCCTGGCCGAAATCACCTGTCCTGAATGTCATGGTCAGCGACTGAATCGCGAGGCCCTCTCCTACACATTCGGTGGTCGCAATATCGCCGATTTGGCCAATATGGATCTGATTGATTTGCGTAAGTGGATCGACGAACTGGAAATAGGCAATAACTTATCGAAACAGGAATATACCATCGCCAAGGAGATTCTGAAGGAGATCAAAACCCGTTTGGATTTCCTGCTCGATGTAGGTCTCGACTATCTGTCGCTCAACCGCCAGTCGGCAACCCTGTCGGGTGGTGAGAGTCAGCGCATCCGACTGGCTACTCAGATTGGTTCGCAACTCGTTAATGTGCTCTACATTCTCGACGAGCCATCAATCGGATTGCACCAGCGCGACAACGAGCGACTCATCAACTCGCTCAAGGAACTACGCGATATCGGTAACACTGTGATTGTAGTAGAGCACGACGAGGATATGATGCGCAGTGCCGATTACATCGTGGATATTGGTCCCCGTGCCGGGCGTAAAGGTGGCGAGGTGGTATTCCAAGGCACTCCAAGCGAGCTGTTAAAAACCAATACCCTCACAGCGCAATACCTCAACAAATCGCTCACCACTCACGTTGCACCGCTCACCCCGAGAAAGGGTTCTGGGCAGAGTCTGGTACTGCGCGGTTGTACAGGTAATAACCTCAAGCATATCGATGCCGAATTCCCATTGGGTAAGCTCATCGTCGTTACCGGTGTGAGCGGCTCGGGTAAGAGTACCCTCATCAACGAGACGTTGCAACCCATCCTATCGCACCATTTCTATCGCTCGCTCAAACGCCCCATGCCCTACGAGAGCATCGAGGGTCTCGACCTGATAGATAAGGTGGTGAGTGTGGATCAGAGTCCTATCGGTCGTACACCACGCTCAAACCCAGCTACTTATACAGGCGTATTCTCCGATATCCGCTCACTGTTTGTAAACCTGCCTGAGGCTAAGATTCGTGGTTACAAACCTGGCCGATTCTCGTTCAATGTCAAGGGTGGTCGTTGCGAAACCTGCGGTGGTAATGGATATAAGACCATCGAGATGAATTTCCTGCCCGACATCCAGGTGCCTTGCGAGGATTGTCATGGCAAACGTTATAACCGCGAAACCCTCGAGGTGCGCTACAAAGGTAAGTCGATTGCCGATGTGCTCGATATGACCATCAACCAGGCTGTGGAGTTCTTCGAGAACGTGCCAGACATCCTGCGAAAAATCAAGAGCATTCAGGATGTAGGTTTGGGTTATATCAAGTTAGGTCAGCCCTCTACCACCCTCTCTGGTGGTGAGAGTCAGCGCATCAAACTGGCCACCGAACTCTCCAAACGCGATACAGGCAAAACCATGTATATTCTCGACGAGCCTACAACCGGTCTGCATTTCGAGGATATCCGTATTCTGATGCAGGTTCTGCAGCAGCTGGTTGATCGTGGTAACACAGTGATTATCATTGAGCACAACCTTGATGTAATCCGCCAGGCCGACTGGATTATCGATATCGGTCCCGAAGGCGGTCGCGGCGGTGGCGAAATTCTCTGTGCCGGTACTCCCCAGCAAGTAGCAAAAAGTAAGCGAGGCTACACACCTAGCTTTATCAAGGAGATATTAGACAAATAA
- the trpD gene encoding anthranilate phosphoribosyltransferase: MKDILNRMLNHEELSREEMKEILIGITQSEYPNEQITALLTALQMRGVTVDELLGFRDGILETGVPAILNADRYIDVVGTGGDRKNTFNISTTSCFVIAGAGYKVAKHGNYAATSVSGASNVIQHHGIKFTDDIDKLNRSLNEAGIVYLHAQLFAKAMKFVGPIRKALQFPTIFNLLGPLVNPSQPQCQLLGVANLDQMRLYNQVYQKIGIDYGIVNSIDGYDEISLTGDFKVTTKHYERIFKPSDLGFEIAKPEELVGGATEEEAAQIFDSVLENRALPAQKNIVLANAAFGIQVLEKGEKSIEECVEIARESIDSGAALRTFKKFVELNS, encoded by the coding sequence ATGAAGGACATCCTGAACAGGATGCTGAACCACGAGGAACTGTCTCGTGAAGAAATGAAAGAAATTCTGATTGGTATCACCCAGAGCGAGTATCCCAACGAGCAGATTACTGCTCTGCTCACCGCGCTGCAGATGCGTGGCGTAACAGTCGACGAACTGTTGGGTTTCCGCGATGGTATCTTGGAAACAGGCGTGCCAGCCATTCTGAATGCCGATCGCTACATCGACGTGGTAGGTACAGGTGGCGACCGCAAGAACACCTTTAATATCTCGACCACCAGCTGCTTTGTGATTGCTGGTGCGGGCTACAAGGTAGCTAAGCATGGAAACTACGCAGCTACATCGGTATCGGGTGCATCGAACGTGATTCAGCACCACGGCATTAAGTTTACCGATGATATCGACAAACTGAACCGCAGCTTGAACGAGGCTGGCATCGTGTATCTGCACGCCCAGCTGTTTGCCAAGGCCATGAAGTTTGTAGGCCCCATCCGCAAGGCCCTGCAGTTCCCTACCATCTTTAATTTGTTAGGACCACTGGTTAACCCCTCACAGCCACAGTGCCAGTTATTGGGTGTAGCCAACCTCGACCAGATGCGCCTGTACAACCAGGTATATCAAAAGATTGGAATCGACTACGGTATCGTGAACTCTATCGATGGTTACGACGAGATCTCGCTGACAGGCGACTTCAAGGTAACCACCAAGCATTACGAGCGTATCTTTAAGCCCAGCGACCTTGGCTTTGAAATTGCCAAGCCCGAAGAGTTGGTTGGCGGTGCTACCGAAGAGGAGGCAGCACAGATCTTCGACAGCGTACTGGAGAACCGTGCCCTGCCCGCTCAGAAGAATATCGTACTGGCCAATGCCGCCTTCGGTATCCAGGTTCTGGAGAAGGGCGAGAAGAGCATCGAGGAGTGTGTAGAGATTGCCCGCGAGAGTATCGACAGCGGTGCCGCCCTCCGCACCTTCAAGAAGTTCGTTGAGTTGAACAGTTAA
- a CDS encoding peptide MFS transporter has protein sequence MFENQPKGLFALALANTGERFGYYTMLAVFALFLRANYGLSPAMAGTIYSSFLMLVYFLPLIGGILADKFGFGKMVTTGIIIMFAGYLLLSVPLGGDTVALVVMLAALLLIGFGTGLFKGNLQVMVGDLYNDPQYKDKRDAGFSIFYMAINIGALFAPTAAIRIKEYAETALGYSSNDAYHFSFAVACASLVLSIAIYYMFRSTFRHTEGGTKKAAKADAASTEPELTKEETKQRIVALCLVFAVVIFFWMAFHQNGLSLTYFADEFTAQSAQGLQAMCFDVWNLVAIVFIVYASFSLFQSKTPKAKAISLGVIVLALAFLFIQYDAEGTVTVSAPIFQQFNPFYVVALTPVSMAIFGSLAAKGNEPSAPRKIAYGMIVAAIAYALMAFSSFGLPMPQTEVGADGNPVAVHVADVTPNLLIMVYLVLTFGELLLSPMGISFVSKVAPPKYKGMMMGGWFVATAIGNQLVVVGGLLWGAVPLWICWSVFLGVCLVAAVFMFAMMKRLEKVC, from the coding sequence ATGTTCGAAAATCAACCCAAAGGTTTATTTGCGTTGGCCCTGGCCAACACAGGCGAGCGCTTCGGTTATTATACCATGCTTGCCGTGTTTGCTCTTTTCTTGAGAGCTAATTACGGATTGTCGCCAGCTATGGCAGGCACAATCTACAGTTCGTTCCTTATGCTGGTTTACTTCCTGCCCCTGATTGGTGGTATCCTGGCTGATAAGTTCGGTTTCGGAAAGATGGTTACCACAGGTATCATCATTATGTTTGCCGGCTATCTGTTGCTGTCGGTGCCCCTTGGTGGCGATACCGTAGCGCTGGTAGTGATGCTGGCTGCCCTGTTGCTGATTGGTTTTGGTACCGGTTTGTTCAAGGGTAACCTGCAGGTAATGGTGGGTGACTTGTATAACGATCCGCAGTATAAGGATAAGCGCGATGCCGGTTTCTCTATCTTCTACATGGCTATCAACATCGGTGCCCTGTTTGCACCTACTGCTGCTATCCGTATCAAGGAGTATGCCGAGACCGCGCTTGGTTATTCATCTAACGATGCTTACCACTTCTCGTTTGCAGTGGCATGCGCATCGCTGGTACTCTCGATAGCCATCTATTACATGTTCCGTTCAACCTTCCGTCATACTGAGGGTGGAACCAAGAAGGCTGCTAAGGCTGATGCTGCAAGCACCGAGCCTGAGCTCACCAAGGAGGAAACCAAGCAGCGTATTGTGGCTCTGTGCCTGGTATTTGCTGTGGTAATTTTCTTCTGGATGGCCTTCCACCAGAACGGTTTGTCGCTCACATACTTTGCCGATGAGTTTACTGCTCAGAGTGCTCAGGGCCTGCAGGCCATGTGTTTCGACGTATGGAACCTGGTAGCCATCGTATTCATTGTGTATGCTTCGTTCTCACTGTTCCAGTCGAAGACTCCAAAAGCAAAGGCTATCTCACTGGGTGTGATTGTGTTGGCACTGGCTTTCCTGTTTATTCAGTATGATGCTGAGGGTACAGTAACTGTTTCTGCTCCTATCTTCCAGCAGTTCAATCCCTTCTATGTAGTAGCCCTCACACCAGTATCGATGGCTATTTTCGGTTCGTTGGCAGCTAAGGGCAATGAACCATCTGCTCCCCGTAAGATTGCTTATGGTATGATTGTGGCCGCTATCGCTTATGCATTGATGGCCTTCTCATCATTCGGCCTGCCAATGCCTCAGACCGAGGTAGGTGCTGATGGTAACCCTGTTGCTGTTCATGTAGCTGATGTTACACCAAACCTGCTGATTATGGTTTATCTGGTGCTGACATTCGGTGAGCTGCTGCTCAGCCCAATGGGTATCTCATTTGTATCAAAGGTTGCACCTCCAAAGTACAAGGGTATGATGATGGGTGGCTGGTTTGTTGCTACTGCCATCGGTAATCAGCTTGTTGTAGTAGGTGGATTGCTGTGGGGTGCAGTACCCCTCTGGATCTGCTGGAGTGTGTTCCTGGGCGTTTGCTTGGTAGCTGCAGTATTCATGTTCGCTATGATGAAGCGTCTCGAAAAAGTTTGCTAA
- a CDS encoding LysM peptidoglycan-binding domain-containing protein, whose amino-acid sequence MTRVLRYFLFLAALCLTVGVASAQEGEQIRGLHKVKKKETIFGISRMYDLTIEQLMKANPEMNEPGYELKKGDVLKIPFATLQVADPVAKEPDMDATDDVRKRAIRLGVMLPLHNVNGDGKRMVEYYRGVLMACDSLKQRGVSVDIHAWNAAEDGNINEILNDEAAAKCDLIIGPLYSKQMAALSAFVEKHKIKLLIPFSINAPQLADNKYIYQVYQSHITQNSATIEHFVKGFKNYHTVIIDCNDSTSNKGEFTTALRRQLEQQKMTCNITNLKSGESDFSKAFSRTKPNVVILNTGRSPELGVAFSKLNGLKVTDPDLAITMFGYTEWLMYTRTHLENFYKFNTYIPSVFYYNPLSASTKRLQQKFRWNFHTDMQNNLPRFALTGFDHAYFFLMGLHREGRKFLGAESNPDYVQTPLQFERYGNGGLRNHTQLFVHYTRDSRVETIKF is encoded by the coding sequence ATGACGCGAGTTTTAAGATATTTTTTGTTCTTAGCTGCCCTCTGTCTGACAGTTGGTGTGGCCTCGGCTCAAGAGGGTGAACAGATACGCGGATTGCATAAAGTAAAGAAGAAGGAAACCATCTTCGGCATATCGCGTATGTATGATCTCACCATCGAACAGCTGATGAAGGCTAACCCCGAGATGAACGAGCCTGGCTACGAACTGAAGAAAGGCGACGTGCTGAAGATTCCGTTTGCTACCCTGCAGGTAGCTGACCCCGTGGCCAAAGAACCCGATATGGATGCTACCGATGATGTTCGTAAGCGTGCCATCCGACTGGGTGTGATGCTGCCACTGCACAATGTGAATGGCGATGGCAAGCGCATGGTAGAGTACTACCGTGGTGTGCTGATGGCTTGCGACAGCTTGAAGCAGCGTGGCGTTTCGGTTGATATCCATGCCTGGAATGCAGCTGAGGACGGCAATATCAACGAGATTCTGAACGATGAGGCTGCTGCCAAGTGCGACCTGATTATCGGTCCGCTCTACTCTAAGCAGATGGCTGCCCTGTCGGCTTTCGTCGAGAAACATAAGATTAAACTGCTGATTCCATTCTCTATCAATGCGCCCCAGTTGGCCGATAATAAGTACATCTATCAGGTGTACCAGAGTCATATTACCCAGAACTCGGCCACTATCGAGCATTTTGTGAAGGGATTCAAGAACTACCATACGGTGATTATCGACTGTAACGACTCTACCAGTAATAAGGGTGAGTTTACCACAGCCCTGCGCCGCCAGTTGGAGCAGCAGAAGATGACATGTAACATTACCAACCTGAAATCAGGCGAGAGCGATTTCTCAAAGGCATTCAGTCGTACCAAGCCTAATGTGGTAATACTGAATACCGGTCGTTCGCCTGAGCTGGGTGTTGCTTTCTCTAAACTGAACGGCTTGAAGGTTACCGATCCTGATCTGGCTATTACGATGTTCGGTTATACCGAGTGGTTGATGTACACCCGTACACATTTGGAGAACTTCTACAAGTTTAATACCTATATTCCGTCGGTGTTCTACTATAATCCGCTGTCGGCATCAACCAAGCGTCTGCAGCAGAAGTTCCGTTGGAATTTCCATACCGATATGCAGAATAATCTGCCACGTTTTGCACTTACCGGTTTCGACCATGCCTACTTCTTCCTGATGGGCTTGCACCGCGAGGGACGTAAGTTCTTGGGCGCAGAGAGTAATCCCGACTATGTGCAGACACCGTTGCAGTTTGAGCGTTATGGCAATGGCGGATTGCGTAACCATACACAATTGTTTGTTCACTACACTCGCGATAGCCGCGTGGAAACGATTAAGTTCTAA
- the trpB gene encoding tryptophan synthase subunit beta, giving the protein MENYFADERGFYGEFGGAYVPEILYKCVHDLQEAYLPIIESAEFKAEYHALLKDYVGRPSPLYFAKRMSEKYGCQLYLKREDLNHTGAHKINNTIGQILLAKKLGKTRIIAETGAGQHGVATATVCALMNMKCEVFMGATDVERQHTNVERMKMLGAEVHPVRTGNMTLSDACSEAIRDWCCHPADTFYIVGSTMGPHPYPDLVARMQSVISEEIKWQLEAQIGRDYPDYLIACIGGGSNAAGTIYHYVNEERTKIVLAEAGGHGWQTDHTAATIHKGTTGILHGSKMLVMQDENGQIQEAFTISAGLDYPGVGPMHCNMAKKGRTQVLSINDDEAIRGGYELTRMEGIIPAIESAHAIAALSKLTFKKDDVVVLTVSGRGDKDVETYLKNKAMAGEYGYF; this is encoded by the coding sequence ATGGAAAATTATTTTGCTGACGAGAGAGGTTTTTACGGAGAGTTTGGCGGGGCGTATGTTCCCGAGATACTCTACAAGTGTGTACACGACCTGCAGGAGGCTTACCTGCCTATCATTGAAAGCGCAGAGTTTAAGGCAGAATACCACGCCCTGCTGAAAGATTATGTTGGTCGCCCCAGTCCACTGTACTTCGCTAAGCGCATGAGCGAGAAGTATGGTTGCCAACTTTACTTGAAGCGTGAGGACCTGAACCATACGGGTGCCCACAAGATCAACAACACTATCGGACAGATTCTGCTGGCCAAGAAATTGGGCAAGACACGCATCATAGCCGAGACAGGTGCCGGCCAGCACGGTGTGGCCACTGCCACCGTGTGCGCACTGATGAACATGAAGTGCGAGGTGTTTATGGGAGCTACCGACGTGGAGCGCCAGCACACCAATGTGGAGCGCATGAAGATGCTGGGTGCCGAGGTTCACCCCGTACGTACAGGTAACATGACGCTGAGCGATGCCTGTAGCGAGGCTATACGCGACTGGTGCTGTCACCCTGCTGACACTTTCTACATCGTAGGTAGCACCATGGGCCCACACCCCTACCCCGACCTGGTGGCACGCATGCAGAGCGTGATCAGCGAAGAAATCAAATGGCAGCTAGAGGCCCAGATTGGTCGCGACTATCCCGACTATCTGATAGCCTGCATCGGTGGTGGTAGCAACGCAGCCGGCACTATCTATCACTACGTGAACGAAGAGCGCACCAAGATTGTGCTGGCCGAAGCTGGCGGACACGGTTGGCAGACCGACCATACTGCAGCCACCATCCATAAAGGTACAACAGGTATTCTTCACGGCTCAAAAATGCTGGTGATGCAGGATGAGAACGGACAGATACAGGAGGCCTTCACCATCAGCGCAGGTCTGGACTATCCCGGCGTTGGTCCCATGCACTGCAACATGGCGAAGAAAGGGCGCACACAGGTACTGAGTATCAACGACGATGAGGCTATCCGTGGCGGTTACGAGCTGACGCGTATGGAGGGTATCATCCCCGCCATCGAAAGTGCCCACGCCATTGCAGCACTCTCGAAACTCACGTTCAAGAAGGACGATGTAGTAGTGCTGACGGTAAGCGGTCGCGGCGATAAGGACGTAGAGACCTATCTGAAGAATAAGGCTATGGCTGGTGAATACGGATATTTTTGA
- a CDS encoding porin family protein — MIKRIFVIFSFFHFFIAAAVAQVGDYRNDLAVGVNGGYVMSNVSFVSKVPQSMLGGITGGITARYTCEKYFSSICAVTAELNFAQIGWQEKIWDMNDQPVPLHTDPTQNLEYKRKMTYVQIPLLARLGWGRERNGVQAFIHLGPQIGFYLNDKVESNFDVHDPAFNPAIKDGKFGPDYVYGDLRASHVVAQDTMAIENKFDYGIAVGAGLEFSNRHFGHFMIEGRYYYGLGNIYGNTKRDYFSRSNFGNIVIKCTYLFDIIRTKNSKIK, encoded by the coding sequence ATGATAAAGCGTATATTTGTAATTTTTTCATTTTTCCATTTTTTCATTGCAGCGGCTGTTGCTCAGGTAGGCGACTATCGTAACGACTTGGCTGTTGGTGTGAACGGCGGTTATGTGATGAGTAATGTGTCGTTTGTGTCGAAGGTACCACAGTCGATGTTAGGTGGCATTACCGGTGGTATCACGGCCCGTTACACATGTGAGAAATATTTCAGCAGTATCTGTGCCGTAACGGCTGAGCTGAACTTTGCGCAGATAGGTTGGCAGGAAAAGATATGGGATATGAACGATCAGCCCGTGCCCCTGCATACCGATCCTACGCAGAATCTGGAGTATAAACGTAAGATGACCTACGTGCAGATACCACTGCTGGCCCGACTGGGATGGGGGCGTGAGCGCAATGGCGTGCAGGCCTTTATCCATCTGGGGCCTCAGATTGGATTCTATCTGAACGATAAGGTGGAGAGCAACTTTGATGTGCACGATCCTGCCTTTAACCCAGCTATCAAAGATGGAAAATTCGGTCCCGACTACGTGTATGGTGACCTGCGTGCATCGCATGTGGTGGCACAGGATACCATGGCCATCGAGAATAAGTTTGATTATGGTATTGCTGTAGGTGCAGGACTTGAGTTCAGCAATCGCCACTTTGGACATTTCATGATAGAAGGCCGCTACTACTACGGATTAGGTAACATATATGGCAACACAAAACGCGACTATTTTTCGCGATCTAACTTCGGTAACATCGTGATTAAGTGTACTTATCTGTTTGACATCATCAGAACAAAGAATTCTAAAATCAAATAA
- a CDS encoding anthranilate synthase component II → MKIVIIDNYDSFTYNLSHLVKELGAEVTVLRNDQFKLEDLEPYSKIILSPGPGIPSEAGLLLDVIKSYAGKKPILGVCLGHQAIGEAFGGKLENLSDVFHGVATPCHITVEDPIFSGIERNITIGRYHSWVVSKENLPDCLEVTAESDEGQIMALRHKTMNIRGIQFHPESVLTPDGKKMLQNWMFL, encoded by the coding sequence ATGAAAATAGTCATTATTGATAACTACGACTCGTTTACATACAACTTGAGTCATTTAGTAAAGGAGCTGGGCGCAGAGGTAACGGTGCTGCGTAACGACCAGTTTAAGCTTGAGGATTTGGAGCCATATAGCAAGATTATCCTGAGTCCGGGGCCTGGTATCCCCAGCGAGGCAGGTCTGCTGCTCGACGTGATTAAGAGCTATGCTGGTAAGAAGCCTATCCTGGGTGTGTGTCTGGGACATCAAGCCATCGGCGAGGCATTCGGTGGTAAGCTGGAAAACCTGAGCGATGTGTTCCACGGCGTAGCAACACCCTGTCATATTACCGTAGAAGACCCCATCTTCAGTGGCATAGAGCGAAATATCACCATCGGTCGCTACCACTCGTGGGTGGTATCAAAAGAGAACCTGCCCGACTGCTTAGAGGTAACCGCCGAGAGCGACGAAGGACAGATTATGGCCCTGCGCCACAAAACGATGAACATCCGCGGCATACAGTTCCACCCAGAGAGCGTACTGACACCCGACGGCAAGAAAATGCTGCAAAACTGGATGTTTCTTTAA
- a CDS encoding anthranilate synthase component I family protein — protein sequence MSNFNYTTTSKTILADLYTPVGVYMRLRDLYPQSALMESSDYHEKDNSRSFIGIEPMASVAIGHGMATITYPDGTTLQHEVNKDYRSDKAIHELIDRIHVEGDDAKLCGLFGYTSFNAVRYFEDINVKDETQAKNDAPDLLYILYKVVIVFDHFNNTIKLVSLEGDTKLDDVVKAMNKANVKAYDFHPVGDVRSTLTDDEHRENIRRGIKHCLRGDVFQIVLSRRFIQQYEGDDFKLYRALRSINPSPYLFYFDFGGFRIFGSSPETHCRIEGHKAYIDPIAGTTKRTGDAEADRQGAEYLRNDPKENAEHVMLVDLARNDLSRNCHGVKVDFYKDLQYYSHVIHLVSRVSGELDNNADPIKAFIDTFPAGTLSGAPKVRAMQLISEYEPHNRGAYGGCIGYIGLDGSLNQAITIRTFVSRNGELWFQAGGGIVAKSDVEYELQEVNNKLGALRKAILMAEKM from the coding sequence ATGAGTAATTTCAATTATACAACTACAAGCAAAACCATTCTGGCGGATTTGTATACGCCAGTGGGGGTATATATGCGACTGAGAGATTTGTACCCACAGAGCGCGCTGATGGAGAGTTCTGACTATCACGAGAAGGACAACTCACGCTCGTTTATCGGTATCGAGCCCATGGCCAGCGTAGCTATCGGTCACGGCATGGCCACTATCACCTACCCTGATGGCACCACACTGCAGCACGAGGTAAACAAGGATTACCGCAGCGATAAGGCTATCCACGAACTGATAGATCGCATACACGTAGAGGGTGACGATGCCAAGCTTTGCGGACTGTTTGGCTATACCAGCTTCAATGCCGTACGCTACTTTGAAGATATCAACGTAAAGGACGAGACTCAGGCCAAGAACGATGCCCCTGACTTGCTTTATATATTATATAAGGTGGTGATTGTGTTCGACCACTTTAATAATACCATCAAGCTTGTTTCGCTGGAAGGCGATACCAAACTCGATGATGTAGTAAAGGCCATGAACAAGGCCAATGTAAAGGCATACGATTTCCACCCTGTAGGCGATGTGCGCTCTACCTTGACAGATGATGAGCATCGTGAGAACATCCGTCGAGGCATTAAGCACTGTCTGCGTGGCGATGTGTTCCAGATTGTGCTGAGCCGCCGATTCATCCAGCAATACGAGGGCGACGATTTCAAACTGTATCGTGCCCTGCGTTCAATCAACCCAAGCCCCTATCTGTTCTACTTCGACTTTGGCGGTTTCCGTATCTTCGGTTCAAGTCCCGAAACCCACTGTCGTATCGAAGGCCATAAAGCCTATATCGACCCTATTGCCGGTACCACCAAACGTACAGGTGATGCTGAGGCCGACCGCCAGGGGGCTGAATATCTGCGCAACGATCCTAAGGAGAATGCCGAGCACGTGATGCTGGTTGACCTGGCACGTAACGACCTGAGCCGCAACTGTCATGGTGTAAAGGTAGATTTCTATAAGGATTTGCAGTATTACAGTCATGTCATCCACTTGGTATCGCGTGTATCAGGCGAGCTCGATAACAACGCTGATCCTATCAAGGCTTTCATCGACACCTTCCCTGCAGGTACCCTTTCAGGTGCACCCAAGGTACGCGCCATGCAGCTTATCAGCGAGTACGAGCCACATAACCGCGGTGCCTACGGCGGTTGCATCGGCTACATCGGACTGGATGGCAGTTTGAATCAGGCCATCACCATCCGTACCTTTGTATCGCGTAATGGTGAGTTGTGGTTCCAGGCAGGTGGTGGCATCGTTGCTAAGAGCGATGTAGAGTACGAACTGCAGGAGGTGAACAACAAGCTTGGCGCCCTGCGCAAGGCTATACTGATGGCGGAGAAGATGTAA